One genomic segment of Candidatus Methylomirabilota bacterium includes these proteins:
- the bioB gene encoding biotin synthase BioB encodes MTDRPNWEALAERALAGEAITPDQARAVLAAPDEELLPLVAAVGRVRRAHFGTAVKLNFLLNLKSGLCPEDCHYCSQSSLSTADIARYPMRPAGEVVAAAGRAVDLKAARFCMVASGRGPTDREVDQACEAVAAVRSAHPGLEVCACLGLLKGDQAERLRAAGVFAYNHNLNTSERFYPEICATHTYRDRVETVERARAAGLSPCCGALFGMGEELEDVIALSYALRALRVDSIPVNFLIPIPGTPLAGRAPLGPRTALKILCLFRLLNPAAELRIAGGREVQLRWLQPLGLEVANSIFVGDYLTTTGQPPPADFAMIRDLGLSILGHEGAVPDEAPAPWGEGGLGGAGRLTRRPNA; translated from the coding sequence ATGACCGACCGACCGAACTGGGAGGCGCTGGCCGAGCGCGCGCTGGCCGGCGAGGCGATCACTCCCGACCAGGCGCGCGCGGTGCTGGCGGCGCCGGACGAGGAGCTGCTGCCGCTGGTCGCTGCGGTAGGCCGGGTGCGCCGAGCCCATTTCGGCACCGCCGTCAAGCTCAACTTCCTGCTGAACCTCAAGAGCGGGCTCTGCCCGGAAGACTGCCACTACTGCTCCCAGTCGTCGCTCTCGACGGCGGACATCGCGCGCTATCCGATGCGTCCCGCCGGCGAGGTCGTCGCCGCCGCCGGCCGCGCCGTCGACCTCAAGGCGGCCCGGTTCTGCATGGTGGCGAGCGGGCGGGGCCCCACCGATCGCGAAGTCGACCAGGCGTGCGAGGCGGTGGCGGCGGTCCGCTCCGCCCACCCCGGACTCGAAGTCTGCGCGTGCCTCGGACTCCTCAAGGGCGATCAGGCCGAGCGCCTGCGCGCGGCCGGCGTCTTTGCGTACAACCACAACCTGAACACGAGCGAGCGGTTCTACCCGGAGATCTGCGCGACCCACACCTACCGCGATCGCGTGGAGACGGTGGAGCGTGCCCGGGCCGCCGGGCTCTCACCCTGCTGCGGCGCGCTCTTCGGCATGGGGGAGGAGCTCGAGGACGTGATCGCGCTCAGCTACGCGCTGCGCGCCCTTCGCGTGGACTCGATCCCGGTCAACTTCCTCATCCCGATCCCGGGCACGCCGCTCGCGGGCCGGGCACCGCTGGGCCCGCGCACCGCCCTCAAGATCCTGTGCCTGTTCCGGCTGCTCAACCCGGCCGCCGAGCTGCGGATCGCCGGCGGGCGTGAGGTGCAGCTGCGGTGGCTCCAGCCGCTCGGGCTCGAGGTCGCCAACTCGATCTTCGTCGGCGACTACCTGACCACCACCGGCCAGCCGCCCCCGGCTGACTTCGCCATGATCCGCGATCTCGGCCTCAGCATCCTCGGCCACGAGGGCGCGGTTCCGGACGAGGCACCGGCGCCGTGGGGCGAGGGGGGCCTCGGCGGCGCCGGCCGCCTCACGCGCCGCCCGAACGCCTGA
- a CDS encoding ABC transporter ATP-binding protein, translated as MLEVRDLVTAYGQSLVIQGISLDVTAGEVVCLLGRNGAGKTTTLRSIMGLTPPRTGRVTFNGGDITGRQPFEIARLGVGYVPDDRRIFPDLTVEENLEIVRRVTGREGQWTVPRVYQLFPLLRGLRGNRGVGLSGGEQKMLAIGRALMGNPALLILDEPSEGLSPLMVRTLIEAIRQIRQEGVTLLLADQNLKFARRVAHRGYIIEKGTVRYSGRLDDLWADQEIVRKYLAV; from the coding sequence ATGCTCGAGGTTCGTGATCTGGTCACCGCGTACGGCCAGAGTCTTGTCATCCAGGGCATTTCCCTGGACGTCACAGCCGGCGAGGTCGTCTGCCTGCTCGGGCGGAACGGTGCCGGCAAGACCACGACGCTCCGGAGCATCATGGGGCTCACCCCGCCGCGCACCGGACGGGTCACCTTCAACGGAGGGGACATCACGGGCCGCCAACCTTTTGAGATCGCCAGGCTCGGCGTCGGGTACGTCCCCGACGACCGGCGGATCTTTCCGGACCTCACGGTGGAGGAAAATCTGGAGATCGTCCGCCGGGTGACCGGCCGGGAGGGGCAATGGACGGTGCCGCGGGTCTATCAACTCTTTCCCCTCTTGCGAGGACTTCGCGGCAACCGGGGGGTCGGTCTCTCGGGAGGCGAGCAGAAAATGTTGGCGATCGGCCGGGCCCTCATGGGCAACCCGGCCCTCCTGATTCTCGACGAGCCCTCCGAGGGCCTGAGCCCGCTGATGGTCCGCACGCTCATCGAGGCCATCCGCCAGATCCGTCAGGAAGGCGTCACGCTTCTCCTCGCCGACCAGAACCTCAAATTCGCCCGACGGGTCGCCCACCGCGGCTACATCATCGAAAAAGGGACGGTCCGGTACTCGGGCCGTCTGGACGACCTGTGGGCCGATCAGGAGATCGTGCGCAAGTACCTGGCGGTATGA